From Toxorhynchites rutilus septentrionalis strain SRP chromosome 2, ASM2978413v1, whole genome shotgun sequence, a single genomic window includes:
- the LOC129771979 gene encoding histone H1B-like: protein MAETATEVVPAASVAASPAKTPKKARAPKGEDKKPKKPATHPPVNEMVLAAIKTLKDRNGSSLQAIKKYIGANYKCDVAKLSTFIKKSLKSGVEKGNLVQTKGSGASGSFKIKPKDKTPAGEKKPKKAATGKKPAGEKKVAKKAATSKTAAAKKPKEAPAKKAVQKKAKAVVAKTAKKAGTVKKAAASKQKPTKASKTAAKKPKTPKPKKAAPAKKAAAKK from the coding sequence ATGGCCGAAACAGCTACTGAAGTCGTTCCCGCAGCATCAGTTGCTGCATCTCCAGCCAAGACACCGAAAAAGGCTCGTGCTCCTAAAGGAGAGGATAAGAAACCAAAAAAGCCAGCCACCCATCCACCAGTGAACGAAATGGTTCTGGCCGCCATCAAGACCTTAAAGGATCGTAATGGATCTTCTCTTCAGGCCATCAAGAAGTATATCGGTGCCAATTACAAGTGTGATGTTGCTAAGCTCTcaactttcataaaaaaatctttgaagagTGGTGTCGAGAAAGGTAATCTTGTGCAAACCAAAGGAAGTGGAGCATCGGGATCCTTCAAAATCAAACCTAAGGATAAGACACCTGCGGGCGAGAAGAAACCAAAGAAAGCTGCGACTGGGAAGAAACCTGCAGGGGAAAAGAAAGTCGCCAAAAAGGCAGCCACTTCTAAAACTGCTGCTGCCAAAAAGCCGAAGGAAGCACCAGCAAAAAAAGCGGTTCAGAAGAAGGCTAAAGCTGTCGTCGCCAAAACCGCCAAAAAGGCTGGAACCGTAAAGAAAGCAGCCGCTTCCAAACAGAAACCAACCAAAGCATCGAAGACAGCAGCGAAGAAGCCTAAAACTCCAAAACCGAAAAAGGCAGCACCAGCAAAGAAAGCTGCTGCCAAAAAGTAA